The Desulfuromonas sp. genome has a window encoding:
- a CDS encoding DUF3135 domain-containing protein, with amino-acid sequence MAGDGDRIDEVLEQLSGLYQKDPEEFERLSKALIRDAIEGFPERHRARAHGLQFRIDAELDRYNDATSRLNRMVEMFWEGFNRFQDAVSNPGQVVEEREENRASSKVLPFRRSDDPN; translated from the coding sequence ATGGCAGGTGATGGAGATCGCATAGACGAGGTTCTGGAGCAGCTTAGCGGGCTGTACCAGAAGGACCCGGAGGAGTTCGAACGGCTGAGCAAGGCCCTGATCCGGGACGCCATCGAAGGCTTTCCCGAGCGCCACCGGGCCCGGGCCCACGGGCTGCAGTTCCGCATCGACGCCGAGTTGGACCGGTACAACGACGCCACGTCCCGCCTCAACCGCATGGTCGAGATGTTCTGGGAAGGGTTCAATCGCTTCCAGGATGCGGTCTCCAACCCGGGGCAGGTGGTGGAGGAGCGGGAGGAAAACCGGGCCAGCAGCAAGGTCCTGCCTTTCCGGCGCAGCGACGATCCGAACTGA
- a CDS encoding Crp/Fnr family transcriptional regulator, translated as MDSLTVIRKCPLFAGVTDEDLDYLAGICVAREYSKGELLFSEGDPARGFYLVASGKVKIYKLSPEGKERILHIVHPVNTFAEAAIFGDGFYPAYAEPLYRSRLVFFPKNDFQRLLLDHGQIAINMIGGLARFLRQFATQVEELTFKDVPARLARHLLDLGTEDAASVELPVTKSQLASNLGTVSETLSRTFRKLSDEAIIEVKGKVIVILDRDRLEDLAHTYKE; from the coding sequence ATGGACAGCCTGACCGTCATACGCAAGTGCCCTCTCTTTGCGGGCGTCACAGACGAGGATCTCGATTACCTCGCCGGGATCTGCGTCGCCCGGGAATACTCCAAGGGGGAACTGCTCTTCTCCGAGGGGGACCCGGCCCGGGGCTTCTACCTCGTCGCAAGCGGCAAGGTGAAGATCTACAAGCTCTCCCCCGAAGGCAAGGAGCGCATCCTTCACATCGTTCACCCGGTCAACACCTTCGCCGAGGCTGCCATTTTCGGCGACGGCTTCTATCCCGCCTACGCCGAACCGCTCTATCGCTCGCGGCTGGTCTTCTTTCCCAAGAACGACTTTCAGCGCCTTCTTCTCGACCACGGCCAGATCGCTATCAACATGATCGGCGGCCTGGCCCGGTTCCTCCGTCAGTTCGCCACCCAGGTCGAGGAACTCACTTTCAAGGACGTTCCGGCACGGTTGGCCCGTCACCTCCTCGATCTCGGGACGGAGGACGCCGCCAGCGTTGAGCTTCCCGTGACCAAGAGCCAGCTGGCCTCCAACCTCGGGACGGTCAGCGAGACCCTCTCCCGCACTTTTCGCAAGCTTTCCGACGAAGCCATCATCGAGGTCAAGGGCAAGGTGATCGTCATTCTCGACCGCGACCGGCTCGAGGACCTGGCTCACACCTACAAAGAGTGA
- a CDS encoding nitrous oxide-stimulated promoter family protein — protein sequence MALAEGEKTGTLTPKERKDLKVLALFVAVYCREHHRGEKAPLGVTEHDLEGLAPRAVCGECRDILAYAFEKRLRCPLEPKPVCKHCHIHCYRAGHREKVREIMRFSGRHLILRGRLDLLWHYFF from the coding sequence ATGGCCCTGGCCGAAGGCGAAAAAACCGGAACCCTGACCCCCAAAGAGCGCAAGGACCTGAAGGTGCTCGCCCTCTTTGTCGCGGTGTACTGTCGGGAGCACCATCGCGGGGAGAAGGCCCCCCTGGGGGTCACGGAGCATGACCTGGAGGGGTTGGCTCCCCGAGCGGTGTGCGGAGAGTGCCGGGACATCCTCGCCTATGCCTTTGAGAAGCGCCTGCGTTGCCCCCTGGAGCCGAAGCCGGTTTGCAAGCACTGCCATATCCACTGCTACCGCGCGGGGCACCGGGAGAAGGTGCGCGAGATCATGCGCTTCTCCGGCCGGCACCTGATCCTGCGGGGGCGGCTCGATCTGCTCTGGCACTACTTCTTCTGA
- a CDS encoding 4Fe-4S binding protein, with amino-acid sequence MIREIVKIDEEKCNGCGDCVPTCAEGAIKIVDGKARLIADNLCDGLGACLGHCPMDAIVIERRDSDEFDEEAVEKHLHAEGKAAPAAQPAAAGGCPSARVMDLARPAGGGCPGSAVRNFAPVPESGGDGAPAVQASSELRQWPVQMHLVPPTAPFLRGADLVFAADCVPFAYPDFHRDFLRGKALLVGCPKLDDAQAYAAKLTEMVRLNDIRSITVLHMEVPCCSGLVALVKQALAASGKDVPLETVRIGIQGDRK; translated from the coding sequence ATGATTCGTGAAATCGTTAAAATAGACGAAGAGAAATGCAACGGTTGCGGTGATTGCGTCCCCACATGTGCCGAGGGGGCGATTAAAATCGTCGACGGCAAGGCCAGGCTGATCGCGGACAACCTTTGCGACGGACTCGGCGCCTGCCTGGGGCACTGCCCCATGGACGCAATCGTCATCGAGCGCCGGGATTCCGACGAGTTCGACGAGGAGGCCGTGGAGAAACACCTGCACGCCGAAGGGAAGGCGGCCCCGGCCGCGCAGCCCGCTGCGGCAGGCGGGTGCCCCTCGGCCCGGGTCATGGATCTGGCGCGGCCGGCCGGCGGGGGCTGTCCGGGAAGCGCGGTGAGAAATTTCGCCCCGGTTCCCGAGTCGGGCGGCGACGGGGCGCCCGCGGTCCAGGCTTCGTCCGAACTGCGCCAGTGGCCGGTGCAGATGCACCTCGTGCCCCCTACGGCCCCATTCCTGCGAGGGGCCGACCTGGTCTTCGCCGCCGACTGCGTCCCTTTCGCCTATCCCGATTTTCACCGGGACTTCCTGCGCGGCAAGGCCCTGTTGGTCGGGTGCCCCAAACTCGACGACGCCCAGGCCTACGCGGCCAAACTGACCGAGATGGTGCGGCTCAACGACATCCGCAGCATAACCGTACTGCACATGGAGGTTCCCTGTTGCTCCGGTCTCGTCGCCCTGGTGAAGCAGGCTCTCGCGGCCAGCGGCAAGGACGTTCCCCTGGAAACGGTTCGCATCGGCATCCAGGGAGACCGCAAGTAA
- a CDS encoding hydrogen-dependent growth transcriptional repressor, translating to MGKKVTNPKRHIVSCRVNEEEMELLMDLARKSNVSISTLVRRSILVIEEATSRPARAHA from the coding sequence ATGGGAAAGAAAGTAACCAACCCCAAGAGACACATCGTTTCCTGCAGGGTCAATGAAGAGGAGATGGAACTCCTCATGGACCTGGCCAGAAAGAGCAATGTCAGCATTTCCACCCTGGTGCGCCGCAGCATTCTCGTCATTGAGGAGGCAACGTCCCGGCCCGCCAGGGCGCATGCCTGA
- a CDS encoding M28 family peptidase, protein MIILFVGIAVMLLLGAACFSRRYGAGRARRDLPAAAGQDMAPLRQSLEAHVSFLAGVIGERHMGRFEHLEKAAGYIEEGMTKAGLALSIQGYEVGNRVARNLLGEIPGSVRSEEVVLVGAHYDSVGGSPGANDNASGVAALLELARLLAQRRPERTVRLAAFVNEEPPFFKTGSMGSRLYARRCRQEGEQIAAMICLETIGFYTEAPGSQEFPFTPLRFFYPSKGNFLAFVGNFASRQLLGESLGAFRSASHFPAEGLTAPAWLVGVDWSDHWSFWQAGYPAIMVTDTAPFRYPHYHRPSDTPDKFCYPEMARAVAGLAEMVATLAGGEKMGGP, encoded by the coding sequence GTGATCATCCTATTCGTCGGCATCGCCGTGATGTTGCTGCTGGGAGCGGCCTGTTTCTCCAGGCGCTACGGGGCGGGACGGGCGAGGCGCGACTTGCCGGCCGCCGCAGGGCAGGACATGGCGCCCCTGCGGCAAAGCCTCGAAGCTCATGTGAGCTTCCTGGCCGGGGTGATCGGGGAACGCCACATGGGACGTTTTGAACATCTGGAGAAAGCGGCGGGCTATATCGAGGAAGGAATGACCAAGGCGGGCCTGGCCCTCTCGATCCAGGGCTACGAGGTGGGCAACCGGGTGGCCCGGAACCTGTTGGGGGAGATCCCCGGGTCAGTCAGGTCGGAGGAGGTCGTGCTGGTGGGGGCGCACTACGATTCGGTCGGCGGCTCGCCGGGGGCCAACGACAACGCCTCGGGAGTCGCGGCCCTGCTGGAATTGGCACGACTCCTTGCACAGAGGCGCCCGGAGAGAACCGTGCGTCTGGCGGCCTTCGTCAACGAGGAGCCGCCCTTCTTCAAGACCGGTTCCATGGGGAGCCGCCTCTACGCCCGGCGCTGCCGCCAGGAAGGAGAGCAGATCGCCGCGATGATCTGCCTGGAGACGATCGGCTTCTATACCGAGGCGCCGGGCAGCCAGGAGTTCCCCTTTACCCCTTTGCGGTTTTTCTACCCGAGCAAGGGGAACTTCCTCGCCTTCGTCGGCAACTTCGCCTCCCGGCAGCTGCTGGGCGAGTCCCTGGGTGCTTTCCGCAGCGCCAGCCACTTTCCGGCAGAGGGCCTGACCGCCCCGGCCTGGTTGGTCGGCGTCGACTGGTCGGATCACTGGTCCTTCTGGCAAGCCGGCTACCCGGCGATCATGGTCACCGATACCGCCCCTTTCCGCTATCCCCACTACCACCGCCCGAGCGACACCCCGGACAAGTTCTGCTACCCGGAGATGGCCCGGGCCGTCGCAGGGCTGGCCGAGATGGTCGCGACGCTGGCGGGAGGCGAGAAGATGGGGGGGCCTTAG
- a CDS encoding isochorismatase family protein: MTEDLSKFWLSAEKAVLVVVDVQERLVPAMDAIVYARVRKSIGLLLQGAEILQVPVIATEQYPRGLGHTVPELAAACRDGAVEKVSFGCCGDGGFVDRLGALDRPQVIVTGMEAHVCVYQTVLGLLEGGYNVHLVRDAICSRGKTDFLTGVENAARAGATVTTAEMALFQMLRAAGTPEFKAVSALIKEM, from the coding sequence ATGACCGAAGACCTGTCCAAATTCTGGCTTTCCGCTGAAAAGGCCGTCCTGGTGGTGGTGGACGTTCAGGAGCGTCTCGTTCCCGCTATGGACGCCATCGTGTACGCCAGGGTGCGCAAGAGCATCGGCCTGCTCCTTCAGGGCGCCGAGATCCTCCAGGTGCCGGTGATCGCCACCGAGCAGTACCCCAGGGGGCTTGGGCACACGGTGCCGGAACTGGCCGCCGCCTGCAGGGACGGAGCTGTCGAAAAGGTCAGCTTCGGCTGTTGCGGTGACGGCGGATTCGTCGACCGCCTGGGGGCGCTGGACCGGCCCCAGGTGATCGTCACCGGGATGGAGGCCCACGTCTGCGTTTACCAGACGGTGCTCGGCCTGCTGGAGGGGGGCTACAATGTCCACCTTGTGCGCGACGCCATCTGCTCCCGAGGCAAGACCGACTTCCTGACCGGGGTGGAAAACGCGGCCCGCGCCGGGGCCACGGTCACCACTGCGGAGATGGCCCTGTTCCAGATGCTGCGCGCTGCCGGCACCCCCGAATTCAAAGCGGTCTCGGCCCTGATCAAGGAGATGTAG
- a CDS encoding YkgJ family cysteine cluster protein: protein MWQGLKDMVLRQRTHFDAVCSEKVEAYREEGGHIYCRKGCGNCCTLAVNTVFTEALLLAEALSPGQVEAVALRSCRTRELVARSPDLKTFLRLHRRDLGVCPFLDGAGSCGVYGHRPLSCRSLLATRPGDWCGVDFGDLPEIERQVFMSGLDRRAVAFPTHYLASTQELARQLEEESAALMGQRFGVAVTGNLPYLVALEREHRLSEVVLEGYEATVEFLEDRGLNLPYLIHLAGVHPDR, encoded by the coding sequence ATGTGGCAGGGACTGAAGGACATGGTCCTCCGGCAGAGGACCCATTTCGACGCCGTCTGCAGCGAGAAGGTGGAGGCCTACCGGGAAGAGGGGGGCCACATCTACTGCCGCAAGGGGTGCGGCAACTGCTGCACCCTTGCGGTCAACACCGTCTTCACCGAGGCCCTCCTCCTCGCCGAGGCTCTCTCCCCAGGGCAGGTCGAAGCGGTCGCCCTGCGCTCCTGCCGGACCCGGGAGCTCGTGGCCCGATCCCCCGACTTGAAAACCTTTCTGCGCCTGCACCGCAGGGACCTCGGCGTTTGCCCCTTTCTCGACGGGGCCGGTTCCTGCGGCGTCTACGGGCACAGGCCCCTGTCCTGCCGTTCCCTGCTGGCCACCCGGCCTGGCGACTGGTGCGGTGTCGATTTCGGCGACCTTCCCGAGATCGAGAGACAGGTTTTTATGAGCGGACTCGACCGGAGGGCCGTGGCCTTCCCGACCCATTACCTCGCCTCCACTCAGGAACTGGCGCGGCAGCTGGAGGAGGAGTCGGCCGCCCTGATGGGGCAGAGGTTCGGGGTTGCCGTCACCGGCAATCTGCCCTACCTGGTGGCCCTGGAGAGAGAGCATCGCCTGAGCGAAGTCGTTCTGGAAGGGTACGAGGCGACCGTTGAATTTCTCGAGGACAGAGGGCTGAATCTCCCCTACCTGATTCACCTCGCCGGAGTTCATCCTGATCGATAG
- a CDS encoding M48 family metalloprotease: MHIGFWLVWVVAAAFMGGCATNPVTGKRELSLVSEVWELQVGAEQYGPARQMQGGDFVLDPELGDYVVGVGRRLAAVSDRGLPYEFVVINDSTPNAWALPGGKIAINRGLLSELNSEAELAAVLGHEIVHSAARHGAKGMQRGLLMQGAVLAAGLALEGEGYAALAVGGAQLAAGLLGQRYSREDELEADLYGMEYLARANYDPRAAVTLQEYFASLADGRESNWLEGLFSSHPPSAERVAANEATARRLPPGGETAEERYRRKIARILETREAYGAYDEGRKALAEGDLDGALALAEKALAAEPGEALFHGLRGDVRLRQSRYRDALINYDRALSRNDGFFDFYLQRGTVRRELGDRDGAAADLKASVALLPTAPGLNALGDLALQGGDVEGARVFFAQAAGSPSEAGRRAALSLARLDLPHHPERFLTVRTALDRDGYLVMDVVNGSPLAVDRVAVKVSYGDSGEGWRQVTMVLPGGIVPGGQALLKTRIRPPIDRESGVGKALQGVRARVVEAYPADEG; encoded by the coding sequence ATGCATATCGGCTTTTGGCTGGTCTGGGTTGTGGCGGCTGCTTTTATGGGCGGTTGCGCGACCAACCCCGTGACCGGGAAGCGAGAACTTTCCCTTGTCTCGGAGGTTTGGGAACTTCAGGTCGGGGCGGAACAGTACGGTCCGGCCCGGCAGATGCAGGGCGGCGATTTCGTCCTCGACCCTGAACTCGGCGACTACGTCGTCGGCGTAGGGCGGCGTCTCGCGGCGGTCAGCGACAGAGGCCTTCCCTACGAGTTCGTGGTGATCAACGACTCCACCCCCAACGCCTGGGCCCTGCCCGGCGGGAAGATCGCCATCAATCGCGGCCTTCTCTCCGAGTTGAACAGCGAAGCGGAGCTTGCCGCGGTCCTCGGGCACGAGATCGTCCATTCCGCCGCCCGCCACGGCGCCAAGGGGATGCAGCGTGGCCTGCTGATGCAGGGAGCGGTGCTCGCTGCGGGCCTGGCCCTCGAAGGAGAGGGCTATGCCGCCCTCGCCGTCGGGGGCGCGCAACTGGCGGCCGGCCTTCTCGGACAGAGGTACAGTCGCGAGGACGAACTCGAGGCCGACCTGTACGGGATGGAATACCTGGCCCGGGCCAACTACGATCCCCGGGCCGCGGTCACCCTGCAGGAATATTTCGCGAGCCTTGCCGACGGGCGGGAATCGAACTGGCTGGAGGGACTCTTCTCCAGTCATCCTCCTTCGGCCGAACGGGTGGCGGCCAACGAGGCGACCGCCCGTAGGCTTCCACCCGGCGGAGAAACCGCCGAAGAGCGGTATCGCAGGAAGATTGCCCGGATTCTTGAGACCCGGGAAGCCTACGGGGCCTACGACGAAGGTCGCAAGGCCCTCGCCGAAGGCGACCTGGACGGGGCTCTGGCCCTGGCTGAAAAGGCACTGGCCGCCGAGCCCGGCGAAGCCCTGTTTCACGGCCTGAGGGGGGATGTCCGTCTTCGGCAAAGTCGCTACAGGGACGCCTTGATCAATTACGACAGGGCCCTGTCGCGCAACGACGGGTTCTTCGACTTCTACCTCCAGCGGGGCACGGTTCGGCGGGAACTGGGCGACAGGGACGGGGCGGCCGCCGACTTGAAGGCCAGCGTCGCGCTCCTGCCAACCGCCCCCGGCCTGAACGCCCTCGGGGATCTCGCCCTTCAGGGCGGTGACGTCGAGGGGGCGAGGGTTTTTTTCGCCCAGGCGGCCGGGTCCCCTTCCGAAGCTGGCAGGCGCGCCGCCCTATCCCTCGCCCGTCTTGACCTGCCTCACCATCCCGAACGGTTCCTGACAGTCCGGACCGCGCTCGACAGGGACGGTTACCTCGTCATGGATGTGGTCAACGGCAGCCCCCTCGCCGTGGACCGGGTTGCGGTGAAGGTTTCCTATGGTGATTCTGGCGAAGGCTGGCGGCAGGTCACGATGGTTCTGCCCGGAGGGATCGTTCCTGGGGGACAGGCCCTTTTGAAAACCCGCATCAGGCCCCCCATCGATAGGGAGAGTGGCGTCGGAAAGGCCCTTCAGGGAGTTCGTGCCAGGGTCGTTGAGGCCTATCCCGCCGACGAGGGGTGA
- a CDS encoding antitoxin has product MNTKYHDIYRATIEKWGAEAQYDQAVEECAELIAVLKHFRRNKVGSDAVIDELADVTLMIGQLSYMLGEEKVEQAIKSKLDKLRGLLETPEGR; this is encoded by the coding sequence TTGAACACGAAATACCACGACATCTACCGGGCCACCATTGAAAAATGGGGAGCGGAGGCCCAGTACGACCAGGCGGTTGAGGAATGCGCTGAACTGATCGCGGTGCTGAAGCACTTTCGTCGAAACAAGGTGGGGAGTGACGCGGTCATTGACGAGTTGGCTGACGTGACCCTGATGATCGGGCAACTCAGTTACATGCTCGGGGAGGAGAAAGTCGAGCAGGCCATAAAGTCCAAACTCGACAAACTCAGGGGGCTGCTCGAAACCCCCGAGGGGCGATAG